One Cellulosimicrobium protaetiae genomic region harbors:
- the ilvD gene encoding dihydroxy-acid dehydratase, producing the protein MSRPLRSRTSTHGRNMAGARALWRATGMGAEDFGKPIIAIANSYTQFVPGHVHLKDMGDLVASAIREAGGVSKEFNTIAVDDGIAMGHGGMLYSLPSRDLIADSVEYMVNAHCADALVCISNCDKITPGMLNAALRLDIPVIFVSGGPMEAGKAVIADGVAKTPLNLVNAINYSADDDVSDAALAQVEENACPTCGSCSGMFTANSMNCLTEALGLSLPGNGSTLATHAARKELFLEAGRTIVDLAKRYYEDEDDSVAPRSIATKAAFSNAMALDVAMGGSTNTVLHILAAAQEGEVDFDLTDIERISRQVPCLSKVAPNHPNFHMEDVHRAGGIPALLGELDRAGLLDHDVTSVHTPTLRAWLDDWDVRGGKATDRAVELFHAAPGGVRTTQAFSTSNRWESLDTDAADGCIRDLEHAYTVEGGLAVLRGNLAEDGAVFKTAGVDPDVFHFVGKALVCESQDEAVEKILTKQVEPGHVVVVRYEGPAGGPGMQEMLYPTSFIKGRGLGKVTALITDGRFSGGSSGISVGHVSPEAAAGGVIGLVEDGDEIEIDVDTRLIRLNVPDEVIAERRAKMEAREDPWQPVDRDRYVSPALQAYAAMATSADRGAVRDVSLIKRSR; encoded by the coding sequence ATGAGCCGCCCCCTGCGCTCTCGGACTTCCACCCACGGCCGCAACATGGCCGGCGCCCGCGCCCTCTGGCGCGCGACCGGCATGGGTGCGGAGGACTTCGGCAAGCCGATCATCGCGATCGCCAACTCGTACACGCAGTTCGTACCCGGCCACGTCCACCTCAAGGACATGGGCGACCTCGTCGCGTCCGCGATCCGCGAGGCCGGTGGCGTCTCCAAGGAGTTCAACACGATCGCCGTCGACGACGGCATCGCGATGGGCCACGGTGGCATGCTCTACTCGCTGCCGAGCCGCGACCTCATCGCCGACTCGGTCGAGTACATGGTCAACGCGCACTGCGCCGACGCGCTCGTGTGCATCTCGAACTGCGACAAGATCACGCCCGGCATGCTCAACGCGGCGCTGCGGCTCGACATCCCGGTGATCTTCGTGTCCGGTGGTCCCATGGAGGCCGGCAAGGCGGTGATCGCCGACGGCGTCGCGAAGACCCCGCTCAACCTCGTCAACGCGATCAACTACTCGGCGGACGACGACGTGTCGGACGCCGCGCTCGCGCAGGTCGAGGAGAACGCGTGCCCCACGTGCGGCTCGTGCTCCGGCATGTTCACGGCGAACTCGATGAACTGCCTCACCGAGGCGCTCGGCCTGTCGCTCCCGGGCAACGGCTCGACGCTCGCGACGCACGCCGCGCGCAAGGAGCTGTTCCTCGAGGCCGGCCGCACGATCGTCGACCTCGCCAAGCGCTACTACGAGGACGAGGACGACTCCGTCGCGCCGCGCTCGATCGCGACCAAGGCCGCGTTCTCCAACGCCATGGCGCTCGACGTCGCGATGGGCGGCTCGACCAACACCGTGCTGCACATCCTCGCCGCCGCGCAGGAGGGTGAGGTCGACTTCGACCTCACCGACATCGAGCGCATCAGCCGCCAGGTGCCGTGCCTGTCCAAGGTCGCGCCGAACCACCCGAACTTCCACATGGAGGACGTGCACCGCGCCGGCGGCATCCCCGCCCTGCTGGGCGAGCTCGACCGTGCGGGCCTGCTCGACCACGACGTGACCAGCGTCCACACGCCGACTCTGCGCGCGTGGCTCGACGACTGGGACGTCCGCGGCGGCAAGGCGACCGACCGCGCGGTCGAGCTGTTCCACGCGGCGCCCGGGGGAGTGCGCACCACGCAGGCGTTCTCCACGTCCAACCGCTGGGAGTCGCTCGACACCGACGCCGCGGACGGCTGCATCCGCGACCTCGAGCACGCCTACACCGTCGAGGGCGGCCTCGCCGTGCTCCGCGGCAACCTCGCCGAGGACGGCGCGGTCTTCAAGACCGCCGGCGTCGACCCCGACGTCTTCCACTTCGTCGGCAAGGCCCTCGTCTGCGAGTCGCAGGACGAGGCGGTCGAGAAGATCCTCACCAAGCAGGTCGAGCCGGGGCACGTCGTCGTCGTGCGCTACGAGGGCCCCGCGGGCGGGCCGGGCATGCAGGAGATGCTGTACCCGACGTCGTTCATCAAGGGCCGCGGCCTCGGCAAGGTGACCGCGCTCATCACCGACGGGCGCTTCTCCGGCGGGTCGTCGGGCATCTCCGTCGGGCACGTGTCGCCCGAGGCCGCGGCGGGCGGCGTCATCGGCCTCGTCGAGGACGGCGACGAGATCGAGATCGACGTCGACACGCGCCTCATCCGCCTCAACGTGCCCGATGAGGTGATCGCGGAGCGTCGCGCCAAGATGGAGGCGCGCGAGGACCCGTGGCAGCCGGTCGACCGCGACCGCTACGTCTCGCCCGCGCTCCAGGCCTACGCCGCGATGGCAACGTCCGCCGACCGCGGCGCCGTCCGCGACGTGTCGCTCATCAAGCGCAGCCGCTGA